One region of Quercus lobata isolate SW786 chromosome 2, ValleyOak3.0 Primary Assembly, whole genome shotgun sequence genomic DNA includes:
- the LOC115976085 gene encoding single myb histone 4-like, whose translation MSLESGTTRTSNSSNQNQNEADIRGSTEETVYLTIYRLWKRASGTQKRHREMGNPKQKWTSEEEEALRAGVAKHGTGKWKDIQRDPEFNPFLSSRSNIDLKDKWRNMSVSAGGQGPREKSRSSKAKANPDTPTTTPSSVQTSVAASVAHDTAADPNVDDSTKSLTDGKNASSYNAMIFEALSTLNEPNGLDTSKIVSFIEQRHEVPQNFRRLLSTRLRRLVAQDKLEKVQNCYKMKTDVSSGTKTPLPTPTPKQDIQPRPLQSIGYLTIGDTVEAAAEAAACKIADAENKSFVAAEAVKEAERVSKMAEDTDSFLQLAKEIFEKCSRGEIVLMA comes from the exons ATGTCGTTGGAAAGTGGCACGACAAGAACAAGCAACAGCagcaaccaaaaccaaaacGAAGCCGATATCAGAGGCAGCACTGAAGAAACCGTGTATTTGACTATTTATAGGCTTTGGAAGCGAGCGAGTGGCACCCAAAAAAGACACAGAGAGATGGGAAACCCGAAACAAAAGTGGACATCGGAGGAAGAAGAAGCTCTACGTGCAGGAGTGGCCAAACACGGCACTGGCAAATGGAAAGACATCCAGAGAGACCCTGAGTTCAatcctttcctttcttctcGCTCCAACATTGATCtcaag GATAAATGGCGAAACATGAGCGTTAGTGCTGGTGGCCAAGGCCCCCGGGAAAAATCACGGTCATCAAAAGCAAAAGCCAACCCAGATACTCCCACTACTACACCATCCAGTGTGCAGACCTCTGTTGCTGCTTCAGTTGCACATGATACAGCAGCTGATCCAAATGTGGACGATTCTACAAAAAGCTTAACAGATGGGAAAAATGCTTCAAG TTATAATGCAATGATTTTTGAAGCACTTTCCACCTTGAACGAGCCAAATGGATTGGACACTAGCAAAATTGTTAGCTTTATTGAG CAAAGGCATGAGGTTCCACAAAATTTTAGGAGGCTATTGAGTACAAGGTTGAGAAGGCTGGTTGCACAAGACAAGCTCGAAAAG GTCCAAAACTGCTACAAGATGAAAACTGATGTGTCATCTGGGACAAAGACACCTTTACCTACCCCTACCCCAAAACAGGACATCCAGCCTAGGCCGTTGCAGAGCATTGGTTATTTGACCATTGGTGATACAGTAGAAGCAGCAGCAGAGGCTGCTGCCTGCAAGATTGCTGACGCAGAAAACAAATCATTTGTGGCAGCTGAAGCAGTTAAGGAGGCAGAGAGGGTTTCAAAGATGGCTGAAGACACGGATTCCTTCTTACAGCTAGCTAAAGAGATTTTTGAGAAAT GTTCACGAGGTGAGATCGTGCTTATGGCATGA
- the LOC115976087 gene encoding glycylpeptide N-tetradecanoyltransferase 1 — MGDNKSPSGSPKENPDNDSDANPLARDDSSLETIVRKFQDSMSLKKHKFWETQPVGQFKEVGDSSLPEGPIEPPTPLSEVKQEPYNLPSAYEWTTCDMDSEETCLEVYNLLKNNYVEDDENMFRFNYSKEFLRWALRPPSYFRSWHIGVRAKSSKKLVAFITGVPARIRVRDEVVRMAEINFLCVHKKLRSKRLAPVMIKEVTRRVHLENIWQAAYTAGVVLPTPITTCQYWHRSLNPKKLIDVGFSRLGARMTMSRTIKLYKLPDSPVTPGFRKMELRDVPAVTRLLRNYLSQFVVAPDFDEDDVEHWLLPSENVVDSYLVESPETHEITDFCSFYTLPSSILGNQTYSTLKAAYSYYNVSTKTPLLQLMNDALIVAKQKDYDVFNALDVMQNESFLKELKFGPGDGQLHYYLYNYRIRRELKPSELGLVLL; from the coding sequence ATGGGTGATAACAAATCTCCTAGTGGGTCTCCTAAAGAGAACCCGGATAATGATTCTGATGCAAACCCACTTGCTAGGGATGATAGCTCATTGGAAACtatagtaagaaaattccaagacTCAATGTCCCTCAAGAAGCATAAGTTTTGGGAAACACAGCCTGTTGGACAATTCAAGGAGGTTGGTGACTCGAGTTTGCCCGAGGGCCCGATTGAGCCCCCGACACCATTATCTGAAGTCAAACAAGAACCTTATAATCTCCCAAGTGCCTATGAATGGACCACGTGTGACATGGACTCTGAGGAGACTTGCCTTGAGGTTTACAATTTGTTGAAGAATAATTATGTTGAGGATGATGAGAACATGTTTAGATTCAATTACTCCAAGGAATTTCTTAGGTGGGCACTGCGTCCTCCTAGTTATTTCAGGAGCTGGCATATTGGTGTTCGTGCCAAATCTTCAAAGAAACTGGTTGCTTTTATTACTGGTGTCCCTGCCAGAATTCGGGTTCGTGATGAGGTTGTCAGAATGGCTGAGATTAATTTCTTGTGTGTTCATAAGAAGCTTAGATCGAAGAGGCTTGCACCTGTTATGATCAAGGAAGTCACTAGGAGAGTTCACTTGGAGAATATTTGGCAAGCAGCTTACACAGCCGGAGTCGTTCTTCCAACGCCAATTACAACTTGCCAATATTGGCATAGGTCTTTGAACCCAAAGAAGCTCATTGATGTTGGGTTTTCAAGGCTTGGCGCAAGGATGACAATGAGCCGAACCATAAAACTTTACAAGTTACCAGATTCACCAGTGACCCCTGGATTTAGAAAAATGGAACTTAGAGATGTTCCTGCTGTTACTCGGTTGCTTAGGAACTACTTGAGCCAGTTTGTGGTTGCACCTGATTTTGACGAAGATGATGTGGAGCATTGGCTTCTTCCAAGTGAGAATGTGGTGGATAGTTACTTGGTTGAGAGCCCCGAGACTCATGAGATCACTGATTTCTGCAGCTTCTACACGCTTCCTTCGTCTATCCTTGGCAATCAGACTTACTCGACTTTGAAAGCAGCATATTCTTACTATAATGTCTCCACAAAGACTCCGTTGCTTCAATTGATGAATGATGCTCTTATTGTAGCAAAACAAAAGGATTATGATGTTTTCAATGCATTGGACGTCATGCAGAATGAGTCTTTCCTGAAAGAACTGAAATTTGGACCAGGAGACGGGCAACTTCACTACTATCTTTATAACTACCGGATTAGGCGTGAATTGAAGCCATCTGAACTTGGTCTTGTGCTTTTGTAG